One window of Tepidanaerobacter acetatoxydans Re1 genomic DNA carries:
- a CDS encoding polysaccharide deacetylase family protein, which produces MGKIKRLYFSRISITRLICFLTLAVVIFANYYTFFPKAIAVFAGTDRLVPIYRVETQEKKVAISFDAAWGSDITPKLLEILKKNNIKTTFFLVKFWMDKYPDMTRRIAAEGHEIGNHSATHPNMGSLSKDEIVKEITETHNKIKELTGQNATLFRPPFGDYSNTLIATCNELGYYAIQWDVDSLDWKDLSANAIYERVINQVKPGSIVLFHNNGKHTKDALESIIKELNNQGYKIVPISELLIKGDYYIDKSSGEMKRGHM; this is translated from the coding sequence GTGGGAAAAATCAAACGGTTATATTTTAGCAGGATTAGTATAACTAGGCTTATATGTTTTTTAACCTTGGCAGTTGTGATATTCGCTAACTATTATACATTTTTCCCCAAAGCTATTGCTGTTTTTGCCGGAACTGATCGGCTTGTGCCTATATACCGGGTAGAAACACAGGAAAAAAAGGTGGCTATATCTTTTGATGCTGCTTGGGGTTCGGATATTACGCCGAAATTATTGGAGATATTAAAGAAAAATAACATAAAAACCACTTTTTTTCTCGTTAAATTTTGGATGGACAAATATCCGGATATGACCCGGCGTATAGCCGCAGAAGGTCATGAGATAGGAAATCACTCAGCAACCCATCCTAATATGGGGAGCCTTTCGAAAGATGAAATCGTGAAAGAAATAACTGAAACACATAATAAAATCAAAGAACTTACAGGTCAAAATGCCACTTTATTTCGACCGCCTTTTGGAGATTATAGCAACACGCTTATAGCTACTTGTAACGAGTTAGGATATTACGCTATACAGTGGGATGTAGATTCTCTGGATTGGAAGGATTTGAGCGCTAATGCAATTTATGAAAGAGTAATAAATCAAGTAAAACCAGGTTCCATAGTGCTTTTTCATAATAACGGAAAACATACGAAAGATGCCTTAGAGTCAATTATAAAGGAGCTGAACAATCAGGGATATAAAATTGTACCTATATCAGAGCTTTTGATAAAAGGAGATTACTACATAGATAAGTCCAGTGGAGAGATGAAAAGGGGGCATATGTAA
- the ald gene encoding alanine dehydrogenase, with protein MIIGIVKELKEQENRVAITPAGVDTLTACGNKVLIEKGAGIGSGFSDESYAAAGADIINSASDVWKNSELIVKVKEPHESEYKYLRPGLVFFGYLHLAADPSLTKTLMDSGITAIAYETVQRHDRSLPLLTPMSEVAGRMAIQEGAIYLEKTRGGKGILLEGVPGVTPASVVVVGAGTVGRGAIRRAMGLGARVTVIDINVDRLRYLEDIFMGRIETLYSNRFNLSKATKYADLVVGAVLIPGAKTPKVITEEMVKKMQPGSVIVDVAIDQGGCVETIKQPTTHADPVFVKHGVIHYAVSNIPGAVPRTSTLALTNATLPYLVELAKKGWKQAALDDQALAKGINIMNNKITNQAVAEAHNLPYYPVEEVINEI; from the coding sequence ATGATTATTGGTATTGTTAAAGAATTAAAAGAACAGGAAAATCGCGTGGCAATTACACCTGCCGGTGTAGATACCCTAACAGCTTGCGGCAATAAGGTTTTGATTGAAAAAGGTGCCGGTATAGGATCTGGCTTTTCTGACGAAAGTTACGCAGCCGCAGGAGCAGATATAATAAACAGTGCCTCTGACGTGTGGAAAAACAGTGAACTGATAGTAAAGGTCAAGGAGCCCCATGAATCAGAATATAAGTATTTAAGACCAGGTTTAGTCTTTTTTGGCTATCTGCACTTGGCAGCCGATCCGAGCTTAACTAAAACTCTTATGGATTCAGGTATTACCGCAATAGCCTATGAAACAGTTCAACGCCATGATAGGAGCCTTCCGCTCTTAACCCCTATGAGTGAAGTAGCAGGGCGTATGGCTATTCAAGAAGGTGCAATATACCTTGAAAAAACCCGCGGAGGTAAAGGTATATTATTAGAAGGTGTGCCTGGCGTAACTCCTGCATCTGTAGTAGTTGTTGGAGCCGGCACTGTCGGGAGAGGAGCTATAAGGAGGGCGATGGGATTAGGCGCTCGTGTAACCGTTATAGATATAAATGTTGACAGGCTCAGGTATCTGGAAGATATTTTCATGGGCAGAATTGAAACACTGTATTCTAACCGTTTTAACCTTTCCAAAGCTACAAAATATGCAGATTTAGTAGTAGGTGCAGTCCTAATCCCCGGTGCAAAAACGCCCAAGGTAATTACCGAAGAAATGGTTAAAAAAATGCAGCCCGGCAGCGTTATTGTTGATGTAGCTATCGATCAAGGCGGTTGTGTTGAAACTATTAAACAGCCCACAACGCATGCTGATCCTGTATTTGTAAAGCATGGTGTTATACATTATGCCGTTTCTAACATCCCCGGAGCGGTACCCCGCACATCTACTCTTGCCTTGACAAATGCTACTTTACCATATTTAGTCGAACTAGCCAAAAAGGGATGGAAACAAGCTGCTTTAGATGATCAAGCATTAGCAAAAGGTATAAACATCATGAACAATAAAATTACAAATCAAGCGGTAGCTGAAGCTCATAATCTTCCATATTATCCTGTGGAAGAAGTAATAAATGAAATTTAA
- a CDS encoding ArsR/SmtB family transcription factor, with the protein MDDNVSEEKDVCEVFCIEEDKVRRLANTIPDMLGLADLFKVLADETRVKIVYILSKEELCVCDIAALLNSTVSNISHHLRVLRTAHLVKFRREGKQVYYTLDDEHVVHIIKEGFEHVNHIHQEK; encoded by the coding sequence GTGGATGATAATGTAAGTGAAGAAAAAGATGTTTGTGAAGTATTCTGCATTGAAGAAGATAAAGTAAGGCGATTGGCAAATACTATTCCGGATATGTTGGGTTTGGCAGATCTATTCAAAGTTCTTGCTGATGAAACACGGGTGAAGATTGTTTACATATTGTCCAAGGAAGAATTATGTGTATGCGATATTGCGGCTCTCTTAAATTCTACGGTTTCCAACATATCGCATCATCTTAGGGTACTTCGAACTGCCCACCTTGTTAAATTTCGCAGAGAGGGCAAGCAAGTATACTATACTTTGGATGATGAGCATGTAGTCCATATCATAAAAGAAGGATTTGAACATGTAAATCATATTCATCAGGAAAAGTGA
- a CDS encoding ATP-binding protein, which yields MNPKKSIVTKLWLYMTVLAIVALLFSGLVLSSVFEDFYFNLRKNEMINEGQQLISLILGGANPSELLDVSKFINAYAVLIDRQGLIQASSNVIKFNGIAIGPKELSEVLKGNIVVHKGHTPQFNASMLTVALPIRTEAGVAGGLILFSPMSSIEDTVWQIRRLILSAAVIAVLISTGLSFVLSKTVSKPLVQMKKAAEEMARGEFKSKVDVDSEDEIGTLAKTINYLSDVLNENINALDQEKKQLQNVLLSMTDGVVTFDTANQIIMANPQALEIMPTIKEHDNSYLNILEPLLKHVKDSGEYISEELRINGRIISTRLTPLFNENQQLWGILVVLKDVTRERKLEDLRKEFLGDISHELRTPLTYLQGYTEALLDGLVENREEHDRYLNVILEETLRLRRLVDELLQLSHIEAGHLNIKKDRVSIKDLIERVSKKVLPICDDKNIELKIEIEDIPSITADEDRIEQVMINLIDNAVRYSSNDSKIIIKAQSCKEGIIISVKDSGSGIPEDELPFIWERFYKVDKSRTRQKSGTGLGLAIVKKIVELHGGRVWAKNCPEGGAEFSFLMPWGA from the coding sequence GTGAATCCGAAGAAAAGTATCGTAACAAAGTTATGGCTTTATATGACGGTTTTAGCTATTGTTGCTCTTCTGTTCTCAGGTCTGGTGCTTTCCAGTGTGTTTGAGGACTTTTATTTTAACCTGCGAAAAAATGAGATGATAAACGAAGGTCAGCAGCTTATATCCTTAATTTTAGGGGGAGCAAATCCGTCGGAACTGCTTGATGTAAGTAAGTTTATCAATGCTTATGCCGTGTTGATAGACCGGCAAGGTTTGATTCAAGCCAGCTCAAATGTGATAAAATTCAACGGCATTGCTATTGGGCCAAAAGAGTTGTCAGAGGTCTTAAAAGGTAATATTGTTGTGCATAAAGGTCATACGCCTCAGTTTAATGCTTCTATGCTTACTGTGGCTTTACCTATAAGAACTGAGGCAGGGGTAGCCGGTGGCCTTATTTTGTTTTCTCCTATGTCGTCAATTGAAGACACAGTATGGCAGATACGACGTTTGATTTTGTCTGCGGCGGTTATAGCAGTATTGATTTCTACAGGCTTGAGCTTTGTATTATCAAAGACTGTATCTAAACCACTGGTTCAAATGAAGAAAGCGGCAGAGGAAATGGCAAGGGGTGAATTCAAAAGCAAAGTTGATGTGGATTCTGAGGACGAAATTGGGACTTTGGCCAAAACTATAAATTATTTATCAGATGTACTAAATGAAAATATTAATGCACTAGACCAAGAAAAAAAACAGCTTCAAAATGTACTTCTGAGCATGACTGACGGTGTTGTAACATTTGATACTGCAAATCAGATTATAATGGCTAATCCTCAAGCTCTTGAGATTATGCCAACTATAAAAGAACATGATAACAGTTACCTTAATATCCTAGAGCCTCTGTTAAAACACGTTAAAGACAGCGGAGAATATATTAGTGAAGAATTGAGAATTAATGGAAGAATTATCAGTACAAGGTTGACGCCGCTTTTTAACGAAAACCAGCAGCTGTGGGGAATCCTTGTAGTGCTAAAGGATGTTACTAGAGAAAGAAAACTGGAAGACTTAAGGAAAGAATTTTTAGGTGATATTTCTCATGAATTAAGGACACCTCTAACATATTTACAAGGTTATACCGAGGCTCTGCTGGATGGTTTAGTCGAAAATCGCGAAGAACATGACAGATACCTTAATGTTATTCTTGAAGAAACACTGCGACTTCGCAGGCTAGTGGACGAACTATTACAACTTTCGCATATTGAGGCAGGGCATTTAAATATAAAAAAAGACCGTGTATCAATTAAAGACTTAATTGAAAGGGTTTCTAAAAAGGTTTTACCTATTTGTGATGATAAAAACATAGAGCTTAAAATAGAAATAGAGGACATTCCATCAATTACAGCTGATGAAGACCGTATTGAGCAGGTAATGATAAATCTTATAGATAATGCTGTAAGATATTCTTCCAATGACAGCAAAATAATAATAAAAGCACAGTCTTGCAAAGAAGGTATCATTATCTCCGTAAAAGACAGCGGAAGCGGTATACCGGAGGATGAACTTCCTTTTATTTGGGAAAGGTTTTACAAGGTAGACAAATCCAGAACACGGCAAAAAAGTGGTACAGGTTTGGGACTGGCTATTGTAAAAAAAATTGTTGAACTGCATGGCGGTAGAGTTTGGGCAAAAAATTGTCCGGAAGGAGGGGCAGAATTTTCCTTTCTTATGCCTTGGGGTGCATGA
- a CDS encoding ZIP family metal transporter produces MHTFFKILFFSSISGLAVVLGGYLGTKNIPDKILAFILAFGSGVLLSVLSYSLMHEAYQLSGPFFTSLAFLIGGAFFYIVESLLAKFVAPGTGAILGTALDDLPEALSMGIGFATDEGKLGVVIALSVLLHNIPEGISSTGDLMDKVGLTAKSAMVLAITIALLDPLAALTGYYLLKNLSDIWLGMIMAFSGGSILFMTGTSLIPKAHSLGTHLENAGLLFGFLAAFLISRLM; encoded by the coding sequence ATGCACACATTTTTTAAAATATTATTTTTTAGTTCTATTTCGGGTTTGGCTGTAGTTTTAGGCGGTTATCTCGGAACAAAAAATATTCCGGACAAGATCCTTGCTTTTATTTTGGCCTTTGGATCAGGAGTTTTATTATCGGTGCTTTCATATTCTCTGATGCATGAAGCTTACCAACTGTCAGGGCCATTTTTTACTTCCTTGGCTTTTCTAATCGGAGGTGCCTTTTTTTATATTGTAGAAAGCCTACTGGCTAAATTTGTGGCGCCAGGTACCGGTGCAATACTCGGTACAGCTCTGGATGATTTACCCGAAGCTCTGAGCATGGGAATCGGATTTGCTACTGATGAAGGTAAGTTGGGAGTCGTAATAGCTCTGTCAGTTCTACTGCATAATATTCCCGAAGGCATATCTTCTACAGGTGATCTTATGGATAAAGTTGGGCTTACAGCAAAATCAGCCATGGTATTGGCCATAACTATAGCACTTTTGGATCCGTTAGCCGCTTTAACCGGGTATTATTTGCTAAAAAATTTAAGCGATATTTGGTTAGGCATGATAATGGCTTTCTCGGGCGGCTCCATACTGTTTATGACAGGTACATCTCTTATACCTAAAGCTCACAGTTTAGGAACGCATTTAGAAAATGCAGGGTTACTATTCGGATTTTTAGCTGCTTTTCTAATAAGCAGATTAATGTAG
- a CDS encoding Na/Pi cotransporter family protein, giving the protein MSLNSFFTLLGGLGLFIYGMRLMGDGLEMAAGERLKGLLELLTRNRLLGVLVGTLVTAIIQSSSATTVMVVGLVNAGIMDFSQAIGIIMGANIGTTMTAQLIAFKLTNLALPAIGIGTGIFLFGRNKSQKYLGQVILGFGLLFFGMQTMEIALKPLAQIPEFTKFIASFSKNPFLGVLAGFLTTGIVQSSSATIGILQALAGQGIVNISSALPILFGDNIGTCVTALLSSIGTNITARRTALFHLIFNIVGTIIFMLLLPLVQTAVALTSPDPVRQIANAHTIFNVANTIIQLPFAFLIMKLVIHLVPGEPEIIERGLKYIDDRLLETPSIALAQVKKEIARMGNLALETLRDSINTFLYYDEQKNKIAKEKETVINDLAREITRYLALLSRTSLPDDEHVSITDLVSTVNDMERVGDHAMNILELAEFRNEHRLPFSNEAIQELVEMSSKVTETFDLAVYTFLHWDKPSAQKIVKNEEEIDNMENKLRLNHIKRLSGGLCDPSSGVIFLDLLTNLERVGDHSFNIASYVLKIDKNYKRL; this is encoded by the coding sequence TTGTCACTAAATTCATTCTTTACATTATTAGGGGGTTTGGGCCTTTTCATATATGGCATGCGACTTATGGGTGATGGGCTTGAAATGGCTGCCGGCGAACGATTGAAAGGTTTACTGGAGCTTCTTACTCGAAACCGCTTATTAGGAGTTTTGGTAGGTACTCTGGTTACTGCAATAATTCAAAGCAGCAGTGCCACTACTGTTATGGTAGTTGGTTTGGTAAATGCAGGGATTATGGATTTTTCTCAAGCCATAGGCATTATAATGGGTGCTAATATAGGTACTACAATGACGGCTCAACTCATCGCATTTAAACTGACTAATCTTGCTCTACCTGCCATAGGCATTGGAACTGGAATATTCCTTTTCGGCAGGAATAAGAGTCAAAAATATCTTGGACAAGTTATATTAGGATTTGGACTTTTATTTTTTGGCATGCAGACCATGGAAATAGCCTTAAAACCTCTTGCTCAAATACCGGAGTTTACTAAATTCATAGCAAGCTTTAGTAAAAACCCGTTTCTAGGAGTTTTAGCAGGGTTTTTAACCACAGGCATAGTCCAAAGCAGTAGTGCTACTATAGGTATTCTGCAAGCATTAGCCGGTCAGGGTATTGTTAATATATCTTCAGCATTGCCTATTTTATTTGGAGATAATATTGGGACATGTGTTACAGCCTTGCTTTCCAGCATCGGCACCAATATTACGGCTCGGCGGACTGCCCTATTTCATCTTATCTTTAATATAGTCGGAACCATAATCTTCATGCTGCTTTTGCCTCTGGTTCAAACGGCTGTAGCTTTAACTTCCCCTGATCCGGTAAGGCAAATTGCAAATGCCCATACTATTTTTAATGTGGCAAACACCATTATTCAACTTCCTTTTGCCTTTTTGATTATGAAGCTTGTCATTCATCTTGTTCCGGGGGAACCGGAAATAATAGAACGAGGTTTGAAATACATTGATGACAGACTGCTTGAAACACCTTCTATTGCTTTAGCTCAAGTTAAGAAAGAAATTGCAAGAATGGGTAACCTAGCCTTAGAAACTTTAAGAGATTCTATAAATACATTTCTTTATTACGACGAACAAAAAAATAAAATTGCAAAAGAAAAAGAAACTGTTATCAATGATTTAGCCAGAGAAATCACGCGTTATCTCGCCTTACTTTCACGCACATCATTACCTGATGATGAACATGTTTCTATAACCGACTTAGTAAGCACAGTAAATGACATGGAGCGTGTTGGAGACCATGCCATGAATATACTGGAACTTGCTGAGTTTCGCAATGAACATCGATTGCCTTTTAGCAATGAAGCCATTCAGGAATTAGTTGAAATGTCTTCCAAGGTCACGGAAACCTTCGATCTGGCAGTTTATACATTTTTGCATTGGGATAAGCCCTCGGCTCAAAAAATTGTGAAAAACGAAGAAGAAATTGATAATATGGAAAACAAATTGCGTCTTAACCATATAAAACGACTTAGTGGCGGATTATGCGATCCTAGTTCAGGCGTTATATTCCTTGATCTTTTAACCAACCTTGAGCGTGTAGGGGATCACTCTTTTAATATTGCATCATACGTTTTGAAAATAGATAAGAACTACAAAAGACTGTAA
- a CDS encoding response regulator transcription factor: protein MQGNARILVVDDEKRIVDLVRLYLEREGFIVDEAFEGQQALDMISSVSYDLIILDLMLPVIDGWTVCKKIREKYDTPVIMLTARGEEFDKVLGFELGADDYVVKPFSPRELTARVKALLRRMASKQDYEAEALIFPELLIDPAARVVKVDGKEVALTPKEFDLLYFLAKNKGKAFNREKLLKEVWGYDFYGSLRTVDTHIKQLREKLGRSKAASYINTVWGIGYKFEVEK, encoded by the coding sequence GTGCAAGGAAACGCAAGAATACTTGTAGTTGATGATGAAAAACGTATTGTAGATTTGGTGAGATTGTATTTGGAAAGGGAAGGATTTATTGTCGATGAGGCTTTTGAAGGCCAACAGGCTCTAGACATGATATCAAGTGTATCCTATGATTTGATTATTTTGGATCTGATGCTTCCGGTTATTGACGGTTGGACTGTTTGTAAAAAAATCAGAGAAAAATATGATACGCCTGTGATAATGCTGACAGCTCGAGGCGAAGAATTTGACAAGGTTTTGGGGTTTGAATTAGGAGCAGATGATTATGTAGTAAAACCTTTCAGTCCCAGAGAACTTACGGCTAGAGTTAAAGCATTATTGAGGCGTATGGCATCTAAGCAAGATTATGAAGCTGAAGCCTTGATTTTTCCGGAATTGTTAATTGATCCTGCAGCTAGAGTTGTTAAAGTTGATGGAAAAGAAGTTGCACTTACACCTAAGGAATTTGACCTATTATATTTTTTAGCTAAAAATAAAGGGAAAGCATTTAATAGAGAAAAGCTGCTAAAAGAAGTTTGGGGTTATGATTTTTACGGTAGTTTGCGAACTGTGGACACGCACATAAAACAACTTAGGGAAAAACTTGGCCGCAGCAAAGCTGCCTCATATATAAATACTGTTTGGGGTATTGGCTATAAATTTGAGGTGGAAAAGTGA
- a CDS encoding Na/Pi cotransporter family protein, with protein sequence MSWNSFFTMFGGLGLFIYGMRLMGEGLERAAGDQLKNLVEILTTNRLMGVFVGALVTAIIQSSGATTVIVVGLLNAGIMDLSQAVGVIMGANIGTTMTAQLIAFKLSSIALPAIGIGTGVFLFSKNKTRKFIGQVILGFGLLFFGMQTMETAFKPLAELPQFIGFMTNFSKTPILGVLAGFMLTGLIQSSSATIGVLQALASQGLVNLSIALPILFGDNIGSCVTALLSSIGTNINARRAALFHLLFNIIGTIIFLLILPLVQMTVVLTSSDPVRQIANAHTFFNVVNTVIQFPFAFLLVKLITYIIPGEPEVIERGLKYIDDRLLETPSLALVQVKKEIARMGSLALETLKDSIDTFLKYDEKKDKLAREKETVVNELARATTRYLALLSRTSLPLDEYNSITYLISAVNDMERVGDHAMNILELAEFRNEHRLPFSQDAINELLEIAVKVQETFDLAIYSFLHWDEESAKKILANEEEIDSMEKILRNNHIKRLNEGTCNPSSGVIFLDMLSNFERVGDHSFNIATYVLDIDKNYKKLS encoded by the coding sequence TTGTCTTGGAATTCATTTTTTACAATGTTTGGCGGTTTGGGACTTTTTATATATGGCATGAGATTGATGGGTGAGGGTTTAGAAAGAGCTGCCGGCGACCAACTTAAAAACTTGGTAGAAATTTTAACGACAAATCGACTAATGGGCGTTTTTGTAGGTGCCTTGGTTACCGCTATAATTCAAAGCAGTGGTGCTACTACTGTCATCGTAGTAGGTCTGCTCAATGCAGGAATTATGGATCTTTCCCAAGCAGTCGGTGTTATCATGGGTGCAAATATCGGAACTACTATGACAGCTCAACTCATCGCCTTTAAACTTTCCAGTATTGCTTTACCGGCAATTGGTATCGGAACCGGGGTATTTTTATTTAGTAAAAATAAGACTCGCAAATTTATAGGACAAGTTATATTAGGATTTGGCCTTTTATTTTTCGGCATGCAGACCATGGAAACAGCCTTCAAACCTCTTGCTGAACTACCACAGTTCATTGGCTTTATGACAAATTTTAGTAAAACACCGATTCTGGGTGTATTGGCAGGTTTTATGCTCACCGGTCTTATCCAAAGCAGCAGTGCAACCATTGGCGTACTCCAAGCACTGGCCAGTCAAGGTCTGGTAAATTTATCAATAGCACTGCCAATTTTATTCGGAGATAATATTGGTTCATGTGTCACTGCACTGCTGTCAAGCATCGGAACCAATATAAATGCTAGGCGAGCCGCCTTATTCCATCTTTTATTCAATATTATCGGAACGATAATTTTTTTGCTAATACTTCCGCTAGTTCAGATGACTGTTGTCTTAACTTCTTCTGACCCCGTGAGGCAAATCGCCAATGCTCATACTTTTTTCAATGTAGTAAATACTGTCATTCAATTTCCTTTTGCATTTTTGCTTGTAAAGCTAATCACTTATATTATTCCGGGAGAACCTGAAGTCATTGAGCGAGGTTTAAAATACATTGACGACAGGCTACTTGAAACACCTTCTCTTGCTTTAGTCCAAGTAAAAAAAGAAATTGCCAGAATGGGCAGTTTAGCTTTAGAAACTCTTAAAGATTCAATAGATACATTTCTCAAATATGATGAGAAAAAAGATAAACTTGCCAGGGAAAAAGAAACAGTTGTTAATGAGCTTGCTCGAGCGACTACCCGTTATTTAGCCTTGCTTTCACGAACCTCTTTACCACTTGATGAATATAACTCTATAACATATTTAATAAGCGCGGTAAATGATATGGAACGTGTAGGAGATCATGCTATGAACATCTTAGAATTAGCGGAGTTCCGAAATGAACACAGGTTGCCATTCAGTCAAGATGCTATTAATGAGTTACTTGAAATAGCCGTAAAGGTTCAAGAAACATTTGATTTGGCTATTTATTCTTTTTTGCATTGGGATGAAGAATCTGCTAAAAAAATTCTTGCAAATGAAGAAGAAATCGACAGCATGGAAAAAATACTGCGCAACAATCATATAAAAAGGCTTAACGAGGGAACATGCAATCCAAGCTCAGGTGTTATTTTCCTTGATATGTTAAGCAATTTTGAACGTGTGGGAGATCACTCATTTAACATAGCTACATATGTTTTAGACATCGATAAAAACTATAAAAAACTATCTTAA
- a CDS encoding TMEM165/GDT1 family protein produces the protein MLIWKTFVTTFTLVFLAELGDKTQLSTMLLAAHNESYLSVFLGAALALILNTIIGVYLGSVISKSLPMHYIHLGAGMAFIIIGILLITQKF, from the coding sequence TTGCTTATATGGAAAACATTTGTGACAACTTTTACCTTGGTTTTTTTAGCAGAACTGGGTGATAAAACTCAGCTGTCCACAATGCTTTTAGCCGCTCACAACGAATCATATCTAAGTGTCTTTCTCGGAGCAGCTTTGGCTCTTATCTTAAATACTATTATAGGCGTGTATTTAGGCTCAGTCATATCAAAATCACTGCCTATGCATTATATCCATTTAGGGGCAGGTATGGCTTTTATAATTATAGGTATACTACTCATTACTCAGAAGTTCTAA
- a CDS encoding HutP family protein: MESTDVAKAAIKMALSTRSEEAELKQVFRNMDVKVCAVDFGGNLVNSIEKIIERALVAAKREGVIKENVHVLEGALIGATREALSQVLQKAVGFNVGGKIGIARWGEHISVAMFFGVGFLSFNEVVIGLGHRSLPGNDY, translated from the coding sequence TTGGAGAGTACTGATGTAGCAAAAGCGGCTATAAAAATGGCTCTTTCTACACGGTCTGAAGAAGCTGAGCTAAAACAGGTTTTTCGAAATATGGATGTAAAGGTTTGTGCCGTAGATTTTGGAGGTAATTTAGTAAATTCCATTGAAAAAATTATTGAAAGGGCATTGGTTGCCGCAAAGCGGGAAGGGGTTATAAAGGAGAATGTTCACGTATTGGAAGGTGCTCTCATCGGTGCCACCAGAGAAGCTCTTTCACAAGTCTTGCAAAAAGCTGTTGGCTTTAATGTGGGTGGCAAAATCGGAATTGCCCGCTGGGGAGAACATATAAGTGTAGCTATGTTTTTTGGCGTAGGCTTTTTGAGTTTTAATGAAGTGGTTATCGGTTTAGGACACAGGTCCTTACCTGGCAATGACTACTAA
- a CDS encoding hexokinase family protein, whose protein sequence is MPKQKQLVKDFLKRYHMDYENIDIEENCKIFIDEMKNGLEGKPSSLQMIPTYITVDREIPLEEPIIVLDAGGTNFRVATCYFDREEKPIIENYKSYRMPGTYGEISKKEFFETMANYIKPVLQYSKKIGFCFSYPTEVLPNKDGRLLQFSKEVRVKDLIGEVIGENLLKTLRDMGLDGNKDIVILNDTVATLLGGKVKYPDRIFSSYVGFILGTGTNTCYIEQNCNIKKAKALVEKSGFTIINVESGGYSKAPRGLIDEEYDLQTVNPGEYAFEKMLSGKYQGGLIATAIKKAAAEGLLSEAFSKKFDKISELTAKDINDFLYYPYSKSILSTCCSEEGDDAIILYHIIDCIIERAAKLVAINLSAILLKIGEGINPCKPVCITAEGSTFYKSKLFKDKLDYYIKDYLNDKKDFYCEFVQAENATLIGAAIAGLLN, encoded by the coding sequence ATGCCAAAACAAAAACAACTTGTTAAAGATTTCTTAAAAAGGTATCATATGGATTATGAAAATATAGATATAGAAGAAAATTGCAAAATATTTATTGATGAGATGAAAAATGGTCTTGAAGGTAAGCCTAGCTCTCTTCAAATGATACCTACATACATAACTGTAGATAGGGAAATACCTCTTGAAGAACCTATTATAGTGCTGGATGCCGGCGGTACAAACTTTCGAGTGGCCACCTGCTATTTTGACCGAGAGGAAAAACCAATTATTGAAAATTATAAATCATATCGCATGCCTGGAACCTACGGAGAGATATCAAAAAAAGAGTTTTTTGAAACAATGGCCAACTACATTAAGCCGGTTTTGCAGTATAGCAAGAAAATAGGGTTTTGTTTTTCATATCCGACAGAAGTTCTTCCGAATAAAGACGGACGACTGCTTCAATTTAGCAAAGAGGTAAGAGTTAAAGATTTGATAGGCGAGGTCATTGGTGAGAATTTGTTAAAAACTTTAAGGGATATGGGATTAGATGGTAATAAGGATATAGTAATCTTGAATGATACTGTTGCAACACTACTTGGAGGTAAGGTCAAATATCCGGATAGAATATTTTCCAGCTATGTAGGTTTTATCCTGGGAACGGGAACAAATACATGTTATATTGAGCAAAACTGTAATATAAAAAAAGCTAAAGCTCTTGTGGAAAAATCGGGTTTCACAATTATTAACGTAGAATCAGGGGGGTATTCCAAGGCACCAAGGGGTTTAATCGATGAGGAATATGACCTTCAAACAGTTAATCCGGGTGAATATGCTTTTGAAAAAATGCTTTCAGGCAAATATCAAGGCGGTTTAATAGCCACTGCCATAAAAAAAGCTGCAGCAGAAGGCTTGCTTTCTGAAGCATTTTCTAAGAAATTTGATAAAATAAGTGAACTCACTGCTAAGGATATAAATGATTTTCTCTATTACCCTTATTCAAAGAGTATTCTTTCAACTTGCTGTTCGGAGGAAGGTGATGATGCTATAATCTTATATCACATTATTGACTGCATAATAGAAAGAGCTGCAAAACTTGTAGCAATAAATCTTTCGGCTATATTACTCAAAATTGGTGAAGGTATAAATCCTTGTAAACCTGTATGTATAACCGCCGAAGGTTCAACTTTTTATAAATCCAAACTGTTTAAAGATAAACTTGATTATTATATAAAGGATTATCTTAATGATAAAAAGGATTTTTACTGTGAATTTGTTCAGGCAGAAAATGCAACATTAATAGGAGCAGCTATTGCGGGATTGCTAAACTAA